The following coding sequences lie in one Mercenaria mercenaria strain notata chromosome 5, MADL_Memer_1, whole genome shotgun sequence genomic window:
- the LOC123557869 gene encoding tubulin beta-4B chain-like isoform X1 produces MREIVHLQAGQCGNQIGAKFWEVISDEHGIDPTGTYHGDSDLQLERINVYYNEASGGKYVPRAVLVDLEPGTMDAVRSGPFGQIFRPDNFVFGQSGAGNNWAKGHYTEGAELVDSVMDVVRKESENCDCLQGFQLTHSLGGGTGSGMGTLLVSKIREEYPDRIMNTFSVVPSPKVSDTVVEPYNATLSVHQLVENTDETFCIDNEALYDICFRTLKLTTPTYGDLNHLVSVTMSGVTTCLRFPGQLNADLRKLAVNMVPFPRLHFFMPGFAPLTSRGSQQYRALTVPELTQQMFDSKNMMAACDPRHGRYLTVAAIFRGRMSMKEVDEQMLNIQNKNSSYFVEWIPNNVKTAVCDIPPRGLKMSATFIGNNTAIQELFKRISEQFTAMFRRKAFLHWYTGEGMDEMEFTEAESNMNDLISEYQQYQDATVEEEGEFDEEEGEEDEA; encoded by the exons ATGAGAGAAATTGTACATCTTCAAGCCGGACAATGTGGAAATCAAATCGGTGCTAAG ttCTGGGAAGTAATCTCAGACGAGCATGGAATTGACCCCACCGGTACCTACCACGGGGACTCTGACCTTCAACTTGAAAGAATCAACGTGTACTATAACGAGGCTAGCG GTGGTAAATATGTTCCACGTGCAGTGCTGGTTGATCTCGAACCTGGGACCATGGACGCCGTGAGATCCGGACCTTTTGGTCAGATCTTTAGACCAGACAACTTTGTCTTCGGGCAGAGCGGGGCTGGTAACAACTGGGCCAAAGGTCACTACACAGAGGGAGCTGAGCTCGTGGACTCCGTAATGGATGTTGTTCGTAAAGAGTCAGAAAACTGTGATTGCCTTCAGGGATTCCAACTCACACACTCCCTTGGCGGTGGTACTGGGTCTGGCATGGGAACTTTACTCGTCAGCAAAATCCGTGAGGAGTATCCCGACAGAATCATGAACACTTTCTCAGTTGTTCCATCACCTAAG GTATCAGACACCGTCGTTGAGCCATACAACGCTACCTTGTCAGTCCATCAACTGGTCGAGAACACAGACGAGACCTTCTGTATCGACAACGAGGCACTATATGACATTTGCTTCAGGACCCTGAAACTGACCACGCCTACATATGGAGATTTGAACCATCTCGTGTCCGTCACAATGTCCGGTGTTACCACGTGTCTCCGTTTCCCGGGTCAGTTGAACGCCGATCTCCGTAAATTGGCAGTCAACATGGTACCCTTCCCACGTCTCCACTTCTTTATGCCAGGTTTCGCACCTCTCACTTCTCGTGGTAGCCAGCAGTACAGGGCTCTCACTGTCCCTGAGCTTACACAACAGATGTTCGACTCCAAAAACATGATGGCTGCTTGCGATCCGCGTCACGGACGTTACCTCACAGTAGCCGCAATTTTCAGAGGACGTATGTCCATGAAGGAGGTCGATGAACAGATGTTGAACATCCAGAACAAGAACAGCAGCTACTTTGTCGAATGGATCCCCAACAACGTAAAGACCGCCGTCTGCGATATCCCGCCACGTGGTCTGAAGATGTCCGCCACTTTCATCGGTAACAACACCGCCATCCAGGAACTGTTCAAGCGTATCTCCGAACAGTTCACGGCTATGTTCCGTCGTAAGGCTTTCTTGCATTGGTACACTGGCGAGGGTATGGACGAGATGGAGTTCACCGAGGCCGAGTCAAACATGAACGACTTGATATCAGAGTACCAGCAGTACCAGGACGCCACCGTCGAGGAGGAGGGCGAATTTGACGAGGAAGAGGGGGAGGAGGATGAAGCATAA
- the LOC123557869 gene encoding tubulin beta chain-like isoform X2: MREIVHLQAGQCGNQIGAKFWEVISDEHGIDPTGTYHGDSDLKRGKYVPRAVLVDLEPGTMDAVRSGPFGQIFRPDNFVFGQSGAGNNWAKGHYTEGAELVDSVMDVVRKESENCDCLQGFQLTHSLGGGTGSGMGTLLVSKIREEYPDRIMNTFSVVPSPKVSDTVVEPYNATLSVHQLVENTDETFCIDNEALYDICFRTLKLTTPTYGDLNHLVSVTMSGVTTCLRFPGQLNADLRKLAVNMVPFPRLHFFMPGFAPLTSRGSQQYRALTVPELTQQMFDSKNMMAACDPRHGRYLTVAAIFRGRMSMKEVDEQMLNIQNKNSSYFVEWIPNNVKTAVCDIPPRGLKMSATFIGNNTAIQELFKRISEQFTAMFRRKAFLHWYTGEGMDEMEFTEAESNMNDLISEYQQYQDATVEEEGEFDEEEGEEDEA; the protein is encoded by the exons ATGAGAGAAATTGTACATCTTCAAGCCGGACAATGTGGAAATCAAATCGGTGCTAAG TTCTGGGAGGTGATCTCAGACGAGCACGGTATTGACCCCACAGGTACATACCACGGAGATTCTGACCTCAAAC GTGGTAAATATGTTCCACGTGCAGTGCTGGTTGATCTCGAACCTGGGACCATGGACGCCGTGAGATCCGGACCTTTTGGTCAGATCTTTAGACCAGACAACTTTGTCTTCGGGCAGAGCGGGGCTGGTAACAACTGGGCCAAAGGTCACTACACAGAGGGAGCTGAGCTCGTGGACTCCGTAATGGATGTTGTTCGTAAAGAGTCAGAAAACTGTGATTGCCTTCAGGGATTCCAACTCACACACTCCCTTGGCGGTGGTACTGGGTCTGGCATGGGAACTTTACTCGTCAGCAAAATCCGTGAGGAGTATCCCGACAGAATCATGAACACTTTCTCAGTTGTTCCATCACCTAAG GTATCAGACACCGTCGTTGAGCCATACAACGCTACCTTGTCAGTCCATCAACTGGTCGAGAACACAGACGAGACCTTCTGTATCGACAACGAGGCACTATATGACATTTGCTTCAGGACCCTGAAACTGACCACGCCTACATATGGAGATTTGAACCATCTCGTGTCCGTCACAATGTCCGGTGTTACCACGTGTCTCCGTTTCCCGGGTCAGTTGAACGCCGATCTCCGTAAATTGGCAGTCAACATGGTACCCTTCCCACGTCTCCACTTCTTTATGCCAGGTTTCGCACCTCTCACTTCTCGTGGTAGCCAGCAGTACAGGGCTCTCACTGTCCCTGAGCTTACACAACAGATGTTCGACTCCAAAAACATGATGGCTGCTTGCGATCCGCGTCACGGACGTTACCTCACAGTAGCCGCAATTTTCAGAGGACGTATGTCCATGAAGGAGGTCGATGAACAGATGTTGAACATCCAGAACAAGAACAGCAGCTACTTTGTCGAATGGATCCCCAACAACGTAAAGACCGCCGTCTGCGATATCCCGCCACGTGGTCTGAAGATGTCCGCCACTTTCATCGGTAACAACACCGCCATCCAGGAACTGTTCAAGCGTATCTCCGAACAGTTCACGGCTATGTTCCGTCGTAAGGCTTTCTTGCATTGGTACACTGGCGAGGGTATGGACGAGATGGAGTTCACCGAGGCCGAGTCAAACATGAACGACTTGATATCAGAGTACCAGCAGTACCAGGACGCCACCGTCGAGGAGGAGGGCGAATTTGACGAGGAAGAGGGGGAGGAGGATGAAGCATAA
- the LOC123557869 gene encoding tubulin beta chain-like isoform X3 produces MRAVKFQSDCPSGKYVPRAVLVDLEPGTMDAVRSGPFGQIFRPDNFVFGQSGAGNNWAKGHYTEGAELVDSVMDVVRKESENCDCLQGFQLTHSLGGGTGSGMGTLLVSKIREEYPDRIMNTFSVVPSPKVSDTVVEPYNATLSVHQLVENTDETFCIDNEALYDICFRTLKLTTPTYGDLNHLVSVTMSGVTTCLRFPGQLNADLRKLAVNMVPFPRLHFFMPGFAPLTSRGSQQYRALTVPELTQQMFDSKNMMAACDPRHGRYLTVAAIFRGRMSMKEVDEQMLNIQNKNSSYFVEWIPNNVKTAVCDIPPRGLKMSATFIGNNTAIQELFKRISEQFTAMFRRKAFLHWYTGEGMDEMEFTEAESNMNDLISEYQQYQDATVEEEGEFDEEEGEEDEA; encoded by the exons ATGCGggccgtcaagtttcagtcagattgcccaa GTGGTAAATATGTTCCACGTGCAGTGCTGGTTGATCTCGAACCTGGGACCATGGACGCCGTGAGATCCGGACCTTTTGGTCAGATCTTTAGACCAGACAACTTTGTCTTCGGGCAGAGCGGGGCTGGTAACAACTGGGCCAAAGGTCACTACACAGAGGGAGCTGAGCTCGTGGACTCCGTAATGGATGTTGTTCGTAAAGAGTCAGAAAACTGTGATTGCCTTCAGGGATTCCAACTCACACACTCCCTTGGCGGTGGTACTGGGTCTGGCATGGGAACTTTACTCGTCAGCAAAATCCGTGAGGAGTATCCCGACAGAATCATGAACACTTTCTCAGTTGTTCCATCACCTAAG GTATCAGACACCGTCGTTGAGCCATACAACGCTACCTTGTCAGTCCATCAACTGGTCGAGAACACAGACGAGACCTTCTGTATCGACAACGAGGCACTATATGACATTTGCTTCAGGACCCTGAAACTGACCACGCCTACATATGGAGATTTGAACCATCTCGTGTCCGTCACAATGTCCGGTGTTACCACGTGTCTCCGTTTCCCGGGTCAGTTGAACGCCGATCTCCGTAAATTGGCAGTCAACATGGTACCCTTCCCACGTCTCCACTTCTTTATGCCAGGTTTCGCACCTCTCACTTCTCGTGGTAGCCAGCAGTACAGGGCTCTCACTGTCCCTGAGCTTACACAACAGATGTTCGACTCCAAAAACATGATGGCTGCTTGCGATCCGCGTCACGGACGTTACCTCACAGTAGCCGCAATTTTCAGAGGACGTATGTCCATGAAGGAGGTCGATGAACAGATGTTGAACATCCAGAACAAGAACAGCAGCTACTTTGTCGAATGGATCCCCAACAACGTAAAGACCGCCGTCTGCGATATCCCGCCACGTGGTCTGAAGATGTCCGCCACTTTCATCGGTAACAACACCGCCATCCAGGAACTGTTCAAGCGTATCTCCGAACAGTTCACGGCTATGTTCCGTCGTAAGGCTTTCTTGCATTGGTACACTGGCGAGGGTATGGACGAGATGGAGTTCACCGAGGCCGAGTCAAACATGAACGACTTGATATCAGAGTACCAGCAGTACCAGGACGCCACCGTCGAGGAGGAGGGCGAATTTGACGAGGAAGAGGGGGAGGAGGATGAAGCATAA
- the LOC123557869 gene encoding tubulin beta chain-like isoform X4, which yields MDAVRSGPFGQIFRPDNFVFGQSGAGNNWAKGHYTEGAELVDSVMDVVRKESENCDCLQGFQLTHSLGGGTGSGMGTLLVSKIREEYPDRIMNTFSVVPSPKVSDTVVEPYNATLSVHQLVENTDETFCIDNEALYDICFRTLKLTTPTYGDLNHLVSVTMSGVTTCLRFPGQLNADLRKLAVNMVPFPRLHFFMPGFAPLTSRGSQQYRALTVPELTQQMFDSKNMMAACDPRHGRYLTVAAIFRGRMSMKEVDEQMLNIQNKNSSYFVEWIPNNVKTAVCDIPPRGLKMSATFIGNNTAIQELFKRISEQFTAMFRRKAFLHWYTGEGMDEMEFTEAESNMNDLISEYQQYQDATVEEEGEFDEEEGEEDEA from the exons ATGGACGCCGTGAGATCCGGACCTTTTGGTCAGATCTTTAGACCAGACAACTTTGTCTTCGGGCAGAGCGGGGCTGGTAACAACTGGGCCAAAGGTCACTACACAGAGGGAGCTGAGCTCGTGGACTCCGTAATGGATGTTGTTCGTAAAGAGTCAGAAAACTGTGATTGCCTTCAGGGATTCCAACTCACACACTCCCTTGGCGGTGGTACTGGGTCTGGCATGGGAACTTTACTCGTCAGCAAAATCCGTGAGGAGTATCCCGACAGAATCATGAACACTTTCTCAGTTGTTCCATCACCTAAG GTATCAGACACCGTCGTTGAGCCATACAACGCTACCTTGTCAGTCCATCAACTGGTCGAGAACACAGACGAGACCTTCTGTATCGACAACGAGGCACTATATGACATTTGCTTCAGGACCCTGAAACTGACCACGCCTACATATGGAGATTTGAACCATCTCGTGTCCGTCACAATGTCCGGTGTTACCACGTGTCTCCGTTTCCCGGGTCAGTTGAACGCCGATCTCCGTAAATTGGCAGTCAACATGGTACCCTTCCCACGTCTCCACTTCTTTATGCCAGGTTTCGCACCTCTCACTTCTCGTGGTAGCCAGCAGTACAGGGCTCTCACTGTCCCTGAGCTTACACAACAGATGTTCGACTCCAAAAACATGATGGCTGCTTGCGATCCGCGTCACGGACGTTACCTCACAGTAGCCGCAATTTTCAGAGGACGTATGTCCATGAAGGAGGTCGATGAACAGATGTTGAACATCCAGAACAAGAACAGCAGCTACTTTGTCGAATGGATCCCCAACAACGTAAAGACCGCCGTCTGCGATATCCCGCCACGTGGTCTGAAGATGTCCGCCACTTTCATCGGTAACAACACCGCCATCCAGGAACTGTTCAAGCGTATCTCCGAACAGTTCACGGCTATGTTCCGTCGTAAGGCTTTCTTGCATTGGTACACTGGCGAGGGTATGGACGAGATGGAGTTCACCGAGGCCGAGTCAAACATGAACGACTTGATATCAGAGTACCAGCAGTACCAGGACGCCACCGTCGAGGAGGAGGGCGAATTTGACGAGGAAGAGGGGGAGGAGGATGAAGCATAA